A window of Hordeum vulgare subsp. vulgare chromosome 5H, MorexV3_pseudomolecules_assembly, whole genome shotgun sequence genomic DNA:
ACTCACCAGCCAATGTTGCCCAGCATCACACCGCCGGCGGGGGTCGCCGGAGACGTACCAACGCAGCCAAATGAAGCCGCCGCGCCGCCCAAATTGCAATCTCCCATGCCACAACTTCCTCTTCGCTCCACGACCGCCGCCAATTTTCATATCTCGGCATCAAATTTGAGAACCGTCGGCTTCCATGGGTCGCCCGGTGACGGATCCAAGCAGTGTCGTCCCCTCGCGCCGCCCAGGGAGCAATCTACCGCATCGCAACTCCCCCTGTGCTAACGGGCATGCCTCCTTAGTTCGTGACCTCGACGGCGTCGTGGGGTGATACACCTCgagtgtatctataattttttattgttccatgcaaataaattatcgttctagaatacttttagggtatttatttaccaatttatattattttttagtactAAGCTATTGACCTAGTGTCCATtgcgagttgctattttctgcgtgtttttcacttttcaggtttttcaTACCAAACGAAATCCAGTTATCATGaaactttttgatatttttttatgaaccaaaagaagaccaacgagcatcgaaagaaggctggaggcctcacgaggggcccacaagccaacatgacgCGACCTGGCGCGCCcgccctcatggcttgtgccTCCATCGTGGACCTCCCGGCttcgttctttggcttataaattctcatctaccttaAAATTCCAAagggagtcccaaaacactttttacgccgcaacaagtctctgttctgatggaaggccatctggagctccattccggcaccttgctggaggggatcgatcacggatggcctcttcatcaaccttgttgccctcacgatgatgtgtgagtagtacagCACAGACCTACAGGTCTATAGTCACTACCTGgatgtcaatctctctctctctctctctctccctctctccctctttgagctttaatacaatgatcatcgcatcttcgctcttGTTTAGTGTCTGGAAAAGATGAATGTGATGCTCTTGTTTAGTGTTAATATCCATTGTTCAATCTTAGTGAATCTCACATCAAAACATCTACTTTGCAGCTATAAGGAACTGTACTACTCCCTCCGCCTCGTAATATGAGATCGTTTTGCAAGCTAAAACAGCTTGAAAAACGTTCTTATatatgggatggagggagtagaataTAAAGGTATATGAGAAATACTTCAGAACTGAGCTTCTCTCGCTTTTGTATAGGATAATAAGCTgtatgccttctctctctatgtTTATGTTTATCATGCCCTTTGAAATTGCAGGAAGTAGTTTTCTTTTCAATCCTTGTATATATTTACTGATTGCAATGCATGGCCTCCTTTCTAGTCAGCTACTAACATTTCTAATTCAAACTCTGATACTCTCCGCGAACTCACACCTTGATTTTCACCACCCCACTGGAGGTCCTTCACAAGCGTGCTCGAGGGCATGCTGAAGAGCCGGATAAGGAGAGGGAGCTCTCTTTTGTGGCTCAGTTCACACAGACGGATGCCCCCCTTGCGGCTCCCCCCTCCGCCTTGGATGGCTGCTTCTTCTTTGACCACCGCATAGGTAAGCTACCCAGCTTCTCCACTCCTTTGCTAACTTTGTATGATGCACAAAGTCATGCCTTAGTTATCAGGCAGTGTTTAGTCAGTATCTTGGCTGGGGACAAACCCGTCCAAAACGGACATGCACAGTTAGGGAATTTGTGCAACCTTAAGAGCTTCTTCACTCTTGTCATCATCTTGTGTTGTGTCCATTAGAGAGACCTGACTTGGTTCCTCGGATATTATTGATGacaggagaggagaagaaacacgTGGAAGTCATGGTTGGTTGTTACAGGACCAGGGATCTTGATATGCTTAATGGCCATGTCGTGATAGTTGTCAAAGCGTAAGTGCATCTGTTGATCCTGTTTTATTTAGCATGTGACAACCTTAACCAGTGCCTGGCTGATGTGAGAATTCAGATTTGTAGTTTGGCTAGCTCAAGATATATGCAAAGTGCTTTCTAGGATGTGCTCTATTGTTTCTTAATGCTGGATTTGGTTGCTGCCTATTCAAACCTTCATTGAACTGAATCATGTGTTGTTGAGGTGTAAAGACAAACTCGTTGGCTGGAACCATGACTTGTAGATTGCAAAAGCAACCAAGTTTAAAAACGGAGAAACAAATTATGAATTCGTACACATGTGTGCCGATATGTCTGTAGTTAGTGATCATTGTTTTAGAATAGTAAAGCTTATGCAAGTTGGACAAGATATTTTGGCAACCTCGCATTATCATTTGAACCAGACATTCCCTTTCTAAGTTTCACATCAAACCTGTTGGTAGCAGTTTCTTTTCTCCTTTGCATAGTTTACTTGTTATTGCTACCTGGCCTGCTCAAGTAGATGTCCAATCTTTATGGCATATGCTAAATTGCCCTTCTCTCTGTGCATAGATAAATTATGGTAATTACTTATATTGTTGGATAGGAATTTTGGATTGTCAATAATACACATACAGAATTAGATACACGTGATTTTCTTGTTTCAGTATCGTGTTAGTTGTGTACTATTGAactctaatattttttatatttatttccttttgattgattcatgtgcagtgtaatgttATTGTAGGATGACAAGTTGTCGCATCTCGAGCATGCCTCATAGGAGAGCTGAATGAAGTCCACTGTACTGTTGGGACAGTAGCAGATGTGTCATTGTTCTATTGTGTAATTCTGTTCGTTCTTGCTATGtttctgtgtaaggaaatgtattaatgagatgacttattgtgttatgtaaacctgagatatgtattttgtgatgttatatgatggatgattttaatttgacttggaattttcttgatttgaatatgaaatagtgttggatttaatactggacaaataattgggttgaaaaggcccaacaaatagaaatggaaCTAAGTTCTCGAACAAAAAGttactgaattcaaaaatgaaaaagggccaaaactgaaactggaccaaatgtatttgggcactaaaaggccagggcccaaattataatgatacaaaaaaatttgaaaaaatactagaagtggctgtaaataggctaaggcccaaaaagaagcgcaataagaaaaagcccaaaaaaataaaatcagcccatgtgatcaattgaaatgggttgggctgatttcaaccatgacgtttcgatttcgtcgtaattttgccacgtaggactgtcacgtaggactgggttagattgccaacgacgatttaggatcgtcgtaaatgtTATGACGATCCAGGaattgtcgtaaaagttacgacgatttcgatcaaaacgtcgttgTTGTCCGTTTTCGACGGTTCGTTTTTCGTCGTAAGATGGTCGTAAATTTAAaaagtgacgatgtagcgacgaaaatatagcgtcgtgtattagtatATATCTTGTAGTGCCTCTTctttctcatccaactcagcaaaaatatagtattttaatccttacagcgtaTCTTATTGTACTTGATCTAAGCAGTTGAGCTGatgcaaaaaaataataattaatggCCTTTTCCTTCCTAGGTGAGCTACCTCCGTCCCTTTGCCCTTGGTTGCTACACTTGTCCATATATCCTTGGTCTGGTCTTTCTTCTTGCATTGgcatcttcttccttgcctctcaACCGGtgtaaagcaaagcaaagcaatgcaatgcAATGCCCTCACAATTTGTATATGCTTTCCTTTCTTCCCTGATGTGCAGTGCAACCCAAATCCAAACTTTCTCCCCATGCAACCATCAATACTTTCTTTATACTGTCGAGCAAGCAAAGCAAAAGGGATGGACAACCTCACCTCCCAATATAAATCTATCAATCTCTTGGATGCATCAACTCACacaaacatacatacatattttcGATCTAGCTATCATATCGATCCATCGCGCGTTATGGTTAtggggtggtggtcgtcgtcggcgGCGATGTGGCTGCTCGCTGTAGCTGTCGCATTCGCATTGGCATTGAGGGCGGAGGCGCTGGCGGCCAACTGGGGCACGCGGGTGCTGCACCCGCTCCCCGGCGACATCACCGTGCAGCTGCTCAAGGACAACGGCTTCGACAAGGTGAAGCTCTTCGAGGCCGACCCTGCGGCGCTCAAGGCTCTGGGACACTCCGGCATCCAGGTCATGCTCGGCCTCCCCAACGAGCTGCTCGCCACCGTCGCCCGGGACGTCGCCGCCGCCGAGCAGTGGGTGCAGCACAACGTCTCTCACTACGTCTCCGACTACGGCGTAGACATCCGGTGAGCGAgcattcttcttctttccttcttcccGTACGTACGTCATTGACGAACGAATGCACGATCATCCTTTAAAATCAGCAGTTTAAACTGATTGCAACAAACAAACTGATTGCATGGACGATCGATCGATCGACATTGCATTCATCCTACTAGACTgagtgatccaacaagcaagcaaACTTATCGATTGCATGGAATTAATCAGGTTCGTGGCGGTGGGCAACGAGCCGTTCCTCAAGTCGTACAAGGGGCAGTTCGAGGCGGCGACGCTCCCGGCGACGCGCAACGTGCAGGCGGCGCTGGTCAAGGCCGGGCTGTCCCGGCAGGTGCGCGTCACCGTCCCGCTCAACGCCGACGTCTACGAATCGCTGGACGGCCGCCCCTCGTCCGGCGACTTCCGGCCGGACATCACGGGCCTCATGACCAGCCTCGTCCGCTTCCTCCTCGACAGCGGCGGCGTCCTCGCCATCAACATCTACCCCTTCCTCTCCATGGACGCGGACGCCAACTTCCCGCGCGACTACGCCTTCTTCCCGGCCccaggggcgccaccctcccaggCCAGCGTGCAGGATGGCAACGTGCTCTACACCAACGTCTTCGACGCCAACTACGACACGCTCGTCGCCGCGCTCGACAAGCACGGCCTGGGCAACATCACCGTCGTCGTCGGCGAGATCGGATGGCCCACCGACGGCGACGCCAACGCCAACGCCGCCGCCGCGCAGAGGTTCAACCAGGGCCTCTTCGACCGCATCCTCGCCGGCAAGGGCACCCCGCGCCGGCCCCAGATGCCCGACGTCTACGTCTTCGCGCTGCTCGACGAGGACGCCAAGAGCGTCGACCCGGGCAACTTCGAGCGTCACTGGGGCGTCTTCAACTACGACGGCTCGCCCAAGTACGCGCTCCGCCTCGCCAACGGCCGCGGCGTCGTGCCGGCCAAGGGTGTCAGGTACCTCTCCAAGCAGTGGTGCGTGCTCCGGCCAGACGCCAGCCCCACCGACCCGGCCATCGTCGGCGCCGTCGGGTACGCGTGCCAGTACGCCGACTGCACAAGCCTGAGCCCCGGGTCGTCGTGCGCCGGCCTCGACGTGCGGGGCAACGTGTCCTACGCCTTCAACCAGTTCTTCCAGTCCGCCAGCCAGCAGAAGGGGTCATGCGGCTTCAACAACCTCTCCATGGTCACCACCACCGACCCGTCGCAGGGCACATGCCGCTTCAAGATCATGATCGACACCGGACGACACGACCTCAGCCATCAAGACGGCTCCGGCGCAGCAAGGGCCGCCGCCGCGTGGGGCGTCGTCGCCGCCGTGCTCGCGTTGCTCGCCATCGTGGCGCTCTGACCCTAAACCCTCTCACCTCATGACATGAGGACCTCAACTTGTCCTTGTGTGAGTTGTACTACTTGTAGGCATGAGATGGAGATATATCCATGCATCCAAGAGCAAACttgtccttccttccttccttcctatgATTCATAGTAAGTTTGGATTTGCATATATATACAAATTGCATCAGATGGGAAGATCGATGCTAAAGGGATAGCTCATCACCTTGGAAGAAAGgaaagcatatatatatatatacagtgGCGGAGGACGAATTTTTTTTAAGGTGGGGCGAAACCTCAAGACAGACCCTTTGCCGGAGTCCACGCAGTTTCGTCTTCACTCGTTGCCGCCGCCCGCTAGGTGTACCGCTTCCAACGGCCAAGCCGCCCGCCGCTTGCTTGATCCCCACATCTACCCTCACTTGTTCGCCCCGCTTGCTCGCAACAAACACACAACAAACACATGAATGTCTTACTGActacctagctagctagctccttaATCCTGACTCCGTAGATTTTCTTCCCATGACACGACTGAATCACGCGAATCTTCCATAATGAAAAAGACAAACGCACATGCTCTGCGAGTAGCTCACATTCCATCCAAACATCAGGTAGCAAACATAATCTTAGTTATTCCTTGCATAGGATGAATCGCCATCACAGGTTACATTTATTTCTTTAATCCTGGCAATGTATTCCTACAGTGTGGATGAATGACCGTATGTATAAACAGAATTTGGAGCAAATCAAGGTGTGGCAGCCCACCTGGGTGCTCCGCcactgtatatatatatatatatatatatatatatatatatatatatatatacaaattgCATTGCATTGCATTGCATTGCCACAGTTAAGTTGAGAGTGCAAGATCGATGATGGAAGATGCGAGACGATTATGTAGAGTAATATATGCTACATCTACAAAGGTTACTCATAATTTTAGAGGCAAGCTGATGTCGAAGGATTATGATTGGTAATTAGGGGAGGGGCGGGATCGTTCCTTTGAAAATTTATTAATTAATAAGTAGTGAAATGTCTGTAGATTCTTTGTTGGTCTAGCATTATTGCGATTATATATGGACAGGTTGTGTAGCAACTAGCAACCAAGAGGAGGTACCTAGCTGACCTTGAAAGCCAAGCAAAgacatttttagaaaaggaggcggagacccggcctctgcatcgaatgatgcatgcagccatatattGAAATAAAAATCAGGTCTGAACAAAGTTTGTGgagcaaaaaacaaataaaaagataCATGGCGATTGGCCTTCCTGAACCAAAGATAATAATAGACctagatgactaaacacctatcctattaatatgtcgccatccaaaccggttgaagataccctgatCTACCATCTTCCATCGGatacacccagtaaccaaaggcttcttgacttccacaggagtgagtagCAACCACATACGGATCAAGGCAGTTGCTCTaaagataacctgcaaaaaatgAATATCGCGTTGTCTGTTAAACACTAAGTCATTCCTGCAATCCCATGTGGCCCAAAATAGTGCACATGATCCTACACGAATCAGATTAGCGACTTGAACATCATCCCCCTGTAACCACGTCCCAAAAAACGCGTTAATACTATTAGGGGGAGTGATGTTAAACGAGATATGAAGCGAGCGCCATAGAAGTTTAGCCATGGGACAATCAAGGAAAAGGTGCTTAATGGATTCTTTATCATGGCAGTAGCTACATATTGGATTACCGTTCCAATTACGCTTGGCTAGATTATCCTTCGTTAAAATCACccctttgtgaacaaaccacataaagATCTTAATTTTAAGAGGAACTCTGACCTTTCAAATATGTGATGATTTTGGAATTGGTACAAAATCTATAAGATTCAAGTACATCGATTTGACCGTGAATACTCCATTAGTAGTCAGTTTCCAATGGAGACGGTCGGGATTGTCAGAGAGGTTAATGTCCATTAACCTCCTAACTAGATGCAACCATCTGACCCATCTATCGCCCATCAAGGACCTACGGAATTGAATATTGAGAGGTGACTCGTAGAGCACTGATGCAACAGACGCCTGTCTACGTTGTGCTATATGGTACAGCTGTGGATATTGGATAGCCAAGGGCGACTCCCCTAACCAAgtatcttcccagaatctagttGATTCACCATCACCGATGATAAATCTAGTCCTGCTGAAGAAAGCATTTTTAGACCTCatcagtgttggaattatgccctagaggcaatgataaataagttattattataattcctgtatcaagataatcgtttattatccatgctataattgtattgaatgaagacttagatacatgtgtggatacatagacaaaacaccgtccctagcaagcctctagttggctagccagttgatcaaggatagtcagggtcttctgactatgtacaaggtgttgttgcttgataactggatcacatcattgggtgaatcatgtgatggactagacccaaactaatagacgtagcatgttcatcgtgtccttttgttgctactgttttttgcgtgtcaagtatttattcctatgaccatgagatcatataacttactggcaccgaaggaatgccttatgtgatcaaacgtcacaacataactgggtgactataaatatgctctacaggtatctccgaagatgtatgttgagttagtatggatcaagactgggatttgtcactctgtgtgacggagaggtatgtcggggcccactcggtaatacaacatcacacacaagccttgcaagcaatgtgacttagtgtaagccacgggatcttgcattacggaacgagtaaagagacttgccggtaaacgagattgaaataggtatgcggatactgacgatcgaatctcgggcaagtaacatacagaaggacaaagggaatgacatacgggattatatgaatccttgacactgaggttcaaacgataagatcttcatagaatatgtaggatccaatatgggcatccaggtcccgctattggatattgatcgaggagtcccttgggtcatgtctacatagttctcaaacccgcagggtctgcacacttaaggttcggcgttgttttatgcgtatttgagttatatggttggttaccgaatgttgttcgaagtcctggatgagatcacaaacgtcacgagggtttccataatggtctggagacgaacattgatatataggatgacctcatttaattaccggaaagtttttggcattaccgggaatgtaccggagtgacgaatgggttccagatgttcaccgggggggggggggcagcccacccccgggaagcccataggacttaggggtgccgcaacagcccttagtgggctgtgggcaagcccaagaaggcccctgcgcaggagagaaagaaaatcaaagagaaaagaaaaaaaaggggaagtgggaaaatagagaaggactccaccttccaatcctagttggactaggattggaggaggaatcctcctccccccccttcggccgaccccttggggctccttgaggctcaaggcaaggtccctcccctcccacctatatatactgaggtattagggctgatttgagacaactttgccacgacatcccgaccacatacctccacggttttccctctagatcgcgtttctacggagctcgggcggagccctgctgagataagatcaccaccaacctctggagcgccatcacgctaccggagaactcatctacctctccgtctctcttgctggatcaagaagtccgagatcatcgtcgagctgtacgtgtgctgaacgcggaggtgccgtccgttcggcactagatcggagcggatcgtgggacggatcgcggaacggttcgtgggaaagttcgcggggcggatcgagggacgtgaggacgttccactacatcaaccgcgtttattaaacgcttcctgatgtgcgatctacaagggtacgtagatctgaaatccccctcgtagatggacatcaccatgataggtcttcgtgcgcgtaggaatttttttgtttcccatgcgacgttccccaacagtggcatcatgagctaggttcatgcgtagatgtcatctcgagtagaacacaaaagtttttgtgggcggtgatgtgcgatttgctggcctccttagtcttttcttgattccgcggtattgttggatcgaagcggctcggaccgacattactcgtacgcttacgagagactggtttcatagctacgagcaaccccgttgctcaaagatgaccggcgagtgtcggtttctccaactttagttgaatcggatttgaccgaagaggtccttggatgag
This region includes:
- the LOC123397591 gene encoding glucan endo-1,3-beta-glucosidase 5; the encoded protein is MVMGWWSSSAAMWLLAVAVAFALALRAEALAANWGTRVLHPLPGDITVQLLKDNGFDKVKLFEADPAALKALGHSGIQVMLGLPNELLATVARDVAAAEQWVQHNVSHYVSDYGVDIRFVAVGNEPFLKSYKGQFEAATLPATRNVQAALVKAGLSRQVRVTVPLNADVYESLDGRPSSGDFRPDITGLMTSLVRFLLDSGGVLAINIYPFLSMDADANFPRDYAFFPAPGAPPSQASVQDGNVLYTNVFDANYDTLVAALDKHGLGNITVVVGEIGWPTDGDANANAAAAQRFNQGLFDRILAGKGTPRRPQMPDVYVFALLDEDAKSVDPGNFERHWGVFNYDGSPKYALRLANGRGVVPAKGVRYLSKQWCVLRPDASPTDPAIVGAVGYACQYADCTSLSPGSSCAGLDVRGNVSYAFNQFFQSASQQKGSCGFNNLSMVTTTDPSQGTCRFKIMIDTGRHDLSHQDGSGAARAAAAWGVVAAVLALLAIVAL